From the Acidisarcina polymorpha genome, one window contains:
- a CDS encoding ABC transporter permease produces the protein MTREIYQPLLERAKHLPGVQSASLMTEVPLGKTFKMIFTLSTDGEDAAAQRQREMRAQFRVVSPEMQEVFGFRMLKGRFFNAEDTPTSQPVVVVNRAFVRAYTGQDQDMGKILGDSLLSYGGGDDRRAVVIGVLDDERQVSVAEQSQPEIEVCLPRPSYLPLRPLL, from the coding sequence ATGACCAGGGAGATTTATCAGCCTCTCCTAGAAAGAGCAAAACACCTCCCGGGGGTTCAGAGCGCATCGCTGATGACCGAGGTCCCGCTCGGCAAGACTTTCAAGATGATCTTTACTTTGTCGACCGATGGCGAAGACGCGGCGGCACAGAGGCAAAGGGAGATGCGGGCGCAATTTCGTGTTGTCAGCCCTGAGATGCAAGAGGTGTTTGGCTTTCGCATGTTGAAGGGCCGCTTCTTCAACGCAGAAGATACGCCGACGTCTCAGCCTGTTGTCGTTGTCAACCGCGCATTTGTCAGGGCGTATACAGGACAGGATCAGGATATGGGAAAAATACTTGGCGACTCGTTGCTCAGCTATGGTGGCGGGGATGATCGCAGAGCAGTCGTCATTGGAGTCCTCGACGACGAGCGGCAGGTTTCGGTCGCTGAACAATCCCAGCCAGAGATCGAGGTGTGTCTACCCCGGCCGTCATATCTCCCGCTACGCCCGCTCCTCTAG
- a CDS encoding site-specific integrase, with the protein MRTESARQHELAATIAPDNPHYLAILSWMTPEREIELQPPGNRPSEAFLIDLVVNGVTSEHSRRSYTTGLRAFFTWIRIFGAGPAFTKALVQQYRSSLLDQGLSASTVNLRLSPIRKLARGHRQLNGRGAALSGQRLVVSLCIREVQPQGR; encoded by the coding sequence GTGCGCACGGAATCCGCACGACAACATGAATTAGCGGCAACTATTGCACCCGATAATCCCCATTATCTTGCTATTCTCTCCTGGATGACCCCAGAACGTGAGATCGAGCTTCAACCGCCTGGGAACCGGCCCTCGGAGGCCTTCCTCATCGATCTGGTCGTCAATGGCGTGACCTCGGAGCACTCCCGGCGGTCTTATACGACCGGTCTTAGGGCCTTCTTCACCTGGATCCGGATCTTCGGGGCGGGGCCGGCCTTTACAAAAGCTTTGGTTCAGCAGTACCGGTCGTCACTCCTCGATCAGGGGCTCTCCGCCTCGACCGTCAACCTCCGGCTCTCGCCGATCCGTAAGCTCGCCCGCGGGCATCGTCAACTTAACGGCCGCGGTGCAGCCTTGAGCGGGCAAAGGCTTGTTGTAAGCCTATGTATTAGGGAAGTGCAACCGCAAGGGCGGTAG
- a CDS encoding tetratricopeptide repeat protein → MSLLSQRFDLITKKLHEQRPIFQTYGQNFYHALNQAQSRGAQLQIVAFTEFLAAFARNSRNFKEAERLYKRLAEHSIELENERLEAIAYHHLGIVAGEQLDYATAEKWYFKSLEIKERRRDEPEAASTYHQLGTVALERRDFPLAEKWYLKSLEIKERLRQEYGAALTYNQLGVVAQKQGEFGKAKDLYLKSLEIKERLGDEHSAATTYHQLGIITQRQQDLRAAEKWFCKSIEIDERLGENDSAARGYYHLGMVARERQDLGAAERFYLKSLEIKERLNDEHGAAVIYNELGLVALAHHDLSSAEKWHLKSLEITERQGNKDVAAMSYGQLGILAAEWGNFLESGKWMLKSIAAHIDAGDNHQATISKRNYLVLFRIAPAADRIQLRALWDSAKLNEPFFNGRGN, encoded by the coding sequence ATGTCCTTGCTTTCCCAGCGGTTCGACCTTATTACAAAAAAACTACACGAACAGCGACCTATTTTTCAAACTTACGGTCAGAACTTCTATCATGCTCTCAACCAAGCCCAGAGCCGGGGGGCGCAGCTACAGATCGTCGCCTTCACCGAGTTCCTAGCCGCATTCGCTCGGAACAGCCGCAACTTTAAGGAAGCCGAAAGACTGTATAAGCGCTTGGCGGAGCATTCCATCGAGTTAGAGAATGAAAGACTTGAGGCGATTGCTTATCACCACTTGGGAATTGTCGCCGGCGAGCAGCTGGACTACGCAACTGCAGAGAAATGGTATTTCAAGTCGCTCGAAATCAAAGAACGACGTCGTGACGAGCCCGAGGCAGCAAGCACCTACCATCAACTCGGAACGGTCGCACTTGAACGACGGGACTTTCCACTGGCGGAAAAATGGTATTTGAAATCTCTCGAAATTAAGGAACGCCTACGACAAGAGTATGGTGCTGCTTTGACTTACAACCAGTTGGGAGTAGTAGCACAGAAGCAGGGAGAATTTGGTAAGGCTAAGGATCTCTACCTAAAGTCGCTCGAAATTAAGGAGCGGCTGGGCGACGAACATAGCGCCGCAACGACTTATCACCAGCTTGGAATAATTACACAGAGGCAGCAAGATTTGCGAGCGGCGGAAAAGTGGTTTTGCAAGTCTATCGAAATTGATGAGCGACTTGGCGAGAATGATAGCGCCGCACGCGGCTATTACCATCTGGGGATGGTCGCCCGGGAGCGGCAGGATTTGGGCGCTGCTGAGAGGTTTTATCTAAAGTCGCTCGAGATCAAGGAACGCTTGAACGATGAGCACGGCGCCGCTGTGATTTACAACGAACTAGGACTGGTCGCCCTAGCTCACCATGACCTGAGTTCGGCAGAAAAGTGGCACCTCAAGTCTCTCGAAATTACTGAACGACAGGGAAATAAGGATGTTGCCGCCATGAGTTACGGACAACTCGGCATACTGGCAGCAGAGTGGGGAAATTTCTTAGAAAGCGGGAAATGGATGCTCAAATCTATCGCAGCCCACATTGATGCAGGCGATAACCATCAAGCGACAATATCCAAAAGAAACTACCTTGTCCTCTTCCGCATAGCCCCGGCGGCCGACCGCATCCAGCTCCGTGCCTTGTGGGATAGTGCCAAACTCAACGAGCCTTTCTTTAATGGAAGAGGGAACTGA
- the trfA gene encoding plasmid replication initiator TrfA: MTIENRPSRGPQLPLWPERVRGGPNAILRSALFAGIASKKRQILGTQTRPEKKPEGVTIAAQDGIKIKYSGVQFNQYDADVFFEALHRARRDLLDTECRFTGAEFLKSIGRSRNNLNYEDLDESLDRLRRGSLDLEFEVSGRRYIFSGSLVASYVRETTTKLYKVTFAKEIQTLFMPATWTQIEWDERMALMGKPLAQWLHSYFSTHAQPFPVSAAYLQEKSGSPTKLLKHFKVELKRAFAAMETAIGWEFSWDGDLVILKRPPSEAQGRHLARKAAKRQAQLAASNGQRGGGMVAVSDLLPGLLKDLKRKNRRQ, from the coding sequence ATGACCATCGAGAACCGACCTTCGAGAGGCCCGCAGCTTCCGTTATGGCCGGAGCGGGTACGTGGCGGTCCGAACGCCATTCTGCGATCAGCGCTCTTCGCCGGCATAGCCAGCAAGAAGCGCCAAATTCTCGGCACACAGACGCGCCCGGAGAAGAAGCCAGAGGGCGTAACAATCGCCGCTCAGGACGGCATCAAGATCAAGTATTCAGGCGTGCAATTTAATCAGTACGACGCCGATGTATTTTTCGAGGCGCTACACCGCGCCAGGCGCGATCTTCTCGATACGGAATGCCGCTTCACCGGCGCCGAGTTTTTGAAGAGCATTGGCCGTTCGCGCAACAACCTGAATTACGAAGACTTGGACGAAAGCCTTGACCGCCTTCGCCGCGGCAGCCTTGATCTGGAATTCGAGGTCAGCGGCCGCCGCTACATTTTTAGCGGCAGCCTGGTCGCGTCCTATGTACGGGAAACGACGACGAAGCTTTATAAGGTGACATTCGCCAAGGAAATTCAGACACTGTTCATGCCGGCAACTTGGACACAGATCGAGTGGGATGAACGTATGGCTTTGATGGGCAAGCCGCTCGCGCAATGGCTGCACAGCTATTTCTCGACGCACGCACAGCCGTTTCCAGTCAGTGCGGCCTATCTGCAGGAGAAGTCCGGTAGCCCAACGAAGCTTCTGAAGCATTTTAAAGTCGAATTAAAGCGCGCTTTCGCCGCCATGGAAACAGCTATTGGCTGGGAGTTTTCGTGGGATGGCGACCTTGTGATCCTCAAGCGACCGCCGAGCGAAGCCCAAGGCCGGCATTTGGCACGGAAGGCCGCTAAACGCCAAGCGCAGCTGGCAGCTTCAAACGGGCAAAGAGGGGGAGGAATGGTCGCTGTAAGTGATTTGCTTCCCGGCTTGCTCAAAGATTTGAAAAGGAAGAATCGCCGTCAGTAG
- a CDS encoding leucine-rich repeat domain-containing protein, which produces MALIAVIIMGTGSSLIAQTFLQACTQSDASKKDDDGLSADVDSLKTATASFVGNVEGFNCTMYDRALKKMHGLQLSGHNFHHLELLQDMHALESLDISRNGLTTASGVGHLSHLKAIDVSLNNISDITELPALSNLESLRMEDNQVNDIHAIAALGDLRELWADFNSISDISPIGNLPNLLWVHLSSNKIERLSGFETFLSTPGIFDISNNEIKDFGLLDETLRKRVIITGNPAQKEQLDALLTKVPAMIVELYGDTLTVESIKDSYAEHKDVVGCPAPSSVTYKSGFDFTRYSPACGPEW; this is translated from the coding sequence ATGGCTCTCATTGCGGTTATCATAATGGGCACAGGTTCGTCGTTAATTGCTCAGACGTTTCTACAGGCTTGCACTCAAAGTGATGCTTCTAAAAAGGATGACGACGGACTTTCTGCAGATGTTGATTCTCTGAAAACGGCTACAGCTTCTTTTGTTGGGAACGTGGAAGGCTTCAATTGTACGATGTACGATCGCGCACTGAAAAAGATGCATGGCCTGCAGTTATCGGGACATAACTTCCACCACTTGGAATTATTGCAGGATATGCATGCCTTGGAGTCACTAGACATAAGCAGAAATGGATTGACGACGGCTTCGGGTGTGGGGCATCTGAGTCACTTAAAAGCTATCGATGTATCGCTCAACAACATTTCGGACATAACGGAGCTCCCCGCATTATCAAACTTAGAATCCCTAAGAATGGAAGATAACCAAGTTAACGACATACATGCCATAGCGGCGTTGGGGGACTTGCGAGAACTGTGGGCCGATTTTAACAGCATTAGTGACATCTCTCCGATCGGTAATCTGCCCAACCTATTGTGGGTACATCTATCTAGCAACAAGATAGAAAGGCTCTCCGGGTTTGAGACATTCTTGTCTACGCCGGGCATATTTGACATTTCGAACAATGAGATCAAGGATTTTGGGTTGCTTGATGAGACGTTGAGAAAAAGGGTTATTATCACCGGCAATCCTGCACAGAAAGAGCAATTGGACGCCCTTCTAACGAAGGTTCCTGCGATGATAGTGGAATTATACGGAGATACGCTCACCGTCGAATCCATAAAGGACAGCTATGCTGAGCACAAGGATGTGGTAGGTTGCCCCGCTCCAAGCTCGGTCACCTATAAGTCAGGATTCGACTTCACGCGGTATTCGCCAGCTTGTGGGCCTGAGTGGTGA
- a CDS encoding IS6 family transposase, with protein sequence MVSSAERYHRHRFPIEVVEHCIWLYFRFCLSYRNVEEIMAVRGVRVTYETVREWCQKFGALYAAQLRKRRSRIGSKWHLGEVFLKMNGVQHYLWRAVDQNGVTIDILIQPKRDRWAALRFFRKLLRASGGAPRVIITDKLRSYAAAKRQILPEVEHRQSRYLNNRCENSHQPTRTREKQMKRFKNPEQAQRFLSSFESINALFRLRRHLLSAACYRRRLTHALQLWRATALAVALP encoded by the coding sequence GTGGTGAGCAGCGCCGAGCGGTATCATCGTCATCGTTTTCCGATCGAAGTCGTGGAGCACTGCATCTGGCTGTATTTCCGCTTCTGCCTGAGCTATCGCAATGTTGAAGAGATAATGGCGGTGCGCGGTGTCCGAGTGACGTATGAAACAGTTCGAGAATGGTGCCAGAAGTTCGGCGCCCTCTATGCGGCGCAGCTGCGAAAGCGTCGCTCTCGCATCGGTTCGAAGTGGCATCTCGGTGAGGTCTTCCTCAAGATGAATGGCGTTCAGCACTATCTGTGGCGGGCTGTGGACCAGAACGGCGTCACCATTGACATCCTGATACAGCCGAAGCGGGATCGCTGGGCAGCGCTGCGCTTCTTTCGCAAGCTGCTGCGCGCCTCAGGAGGTGCTCCGCGCGTCATCATCACGGACAAACTCCGAAGCTATGCTGCAGCGAAGAGGCAGATCCTGCCCGAGGTAGAACACCGGCAGAGCCGCTATCTAAATAATCGATGTGAAAACTCCCATCAGCCCACACGCACTCGAGAAAAACAGATGAAGCGTTTTAAGAACCCTGAACAGGCACAACGTTTTCTTTCCAGCTTCGAATCGATCAACGCTCTATTCCGCCTTCGCCGACATTTACTCTCAGCAGCTTGCTATCGACGTCGCCTCACCCATGCACTTCAACTCTGGCGTGCTACCGCCCTTGCGGTTGCACTTCCCTAA
- a CDS encoding leucine-rich repeat domain-containing protein yields MPNNYSVFIGCFLGLISLSTSARCSDTVVSATGKTAILGTAYHSDTQAFSGECLKGISEPTGTSSSSFALDQQISESELANDLGFSLGAHARFGVYEGSAEARFNSRSVSSSFSISSIYRAEYLFPYEKLTSDSIEFTKFAKPLYDGKQFERWNQACGDSFVSQIRKGAKLYFSIRIDFRSAAQQQDFSAKFSVSGPMAGIEGTLSTASKSFGKDVKVTISALQIGGDPSKVTDIFGTKDDSVHQFVQCTLGTFEACASVLEGAITYAKDTSKGFPSQLAPGVKPGPVDMEYVLSTYPSQGIFSPEYPGLKLSIENARAQLAKNFERSYRQYLAADRLRDLSTSAARKDSLTKAFEVARGNLALERQASDVCYNKPIECPDTVDKLKLADVDDSLLVAESFRTFCSEALTRNPQDPLRQTVNALINIVDTAGVPIDELDCLIYERLLARKEIIWLEDQGLSDSGPLASLVHVRRLSLSKNRIKDLSALRTLKDLEYLNLDHNQISDIAPLSDLTEMTSLFAADNRIQDLGPIKTLPLLHDLTVPNNLITDITPVASLTRLRFLDIEGNNVQTLQMLKPPSRLGCLSIKRNFVPPSEVDTLKERLPGLVVIQTNGLADARVLIADYSCFADE; encoded by the coding sequence ATGCCCAACAATTATTCAGTCTTTATTGGCTGTTTTCTAGGTCTTATCAGCCTCTCGACCTCAGCTCGATGTAGCGATACGGTAGTCTCTGCCACCGGCAAGACGGCAATACTTGGTACGGCATATCACTCCGACACGCAAGCATTCAGCGGCGAGTGTCTCAAGGGCATCTCCGAGCCTACCGGGACGTCATCGTCGAGCTTTGCGTTGGACCAGCAAATCTCAGAGTCTGAACTTGCTAATGACCTCGGCTTTTCGCTTGGAGCACATGCCCGGTTTGGCGTCTACGAGGGGAGTGCCGAGGCGCGTTTCAACTCTCGATCGGTCAGCTCATCTTTTTCAATTTCTTCCATCTATCGAGCTGAATACCTTTTCCCGTATGAAAAACTCACCTCAGACTCGATCGAATTCACCAAATTTGCCAAACCGCTATATGACGGAAAGCAATTTGAGCGCTGGAATCAAGCGTGTGGAGACAGCTTCGTCTCGCAAATACGCAAGGGCGCCAAACTGTATTTTTCAATCAGAATTGACTTTCGGTCAGCAGCCCAGCAACAAGACTTTAGCGCAAAGTTTAGTGTGTCAGGACCGATGGCGGGAATTGAAGGAACTCTATCCACGGCGAGCAAGAGCTTCGGGAAAGATGTAAAGGTTACTATTAGCGCTCTTCAGATAGGTGGCGACCCAAGCAAAGTAACAGACATCTTTGGAACCAAGGATGATTCCGTCCATCAGTTTGTGCAATGCACATTGGGAACTTTCGAGGCATGCGCTTCCGTTCTTGAGGGCGCGATTACTTACGCTAAGGACACAAGCAAAGGCTTTCCGTCTCAGTTAGCACCTGGGGTCAAACCAGGCCCCGTAGACATGGAGTATGTACTATCCACGTATCCTTCTCAGGGAATCTTCAGCCCCGAGTATCCGGGCTTAAAATTATCTATTGAAAACGCAAGGGCGCAGCTTGCAAAGAATTTTGAGCGATCCTATCGCCAATATCTCGCCGCTGACCGCCTTCGTGATCTGTCGACGTCCGCTGCACGAAAGGACTCCCTTACGAAGGCGTTTGAGGTCGCCAGGGGTAATCTGGCACTGGAAAGACAAGCGTCAGACGTGTGCTATAACAAGCCGATCGAATGCCCTGACACTGTCGACAAGTTGAAGCTTGCTGATGTAGATGACTCGCTTCTCGTCGCGGAATCCTTTAGGACATTTTGTTCTGAAGCTCTAACAAGGAATCCTCAAGACCCCCTTCGACAAACAGTGAACGCGCTAATAAATATTGTCGACACTGCCGGAGTGCCAATTGATGAGTTGGACTGTCTTATCTATGAGCGGTTGCTGGCACGTAAAGAGATTATTTGGCTCGAAGACCAAGGCTTATCGGACAGCGGCCCACTGGCCAGCCTAGTGCATGTGAGAAGGCTGAGCTTGAGCAAGAACAGGATCAAGGATTTAAGCGCTCTCCGCACCTTAAAGGACCTAGAATATTTGAACCTCGACCATAATCAAATATCCGATATCGCACCATTATCAGACCTAACCGAAATGACCTCATTGTTTGCGGCAGACAATCGTATCCAGGATCTTGGTCCAATAAAGACGCTGCCGCTCCTTCATGATTTGACGGTGCCGAACAATTTGATAACAGATATTACTCCGGTGGCCTCCCTGACTAGACTGCGGTTTTTAGATATCGAGGGCAATAACGTTCAAACTCTTCAGATGTTGAAGCCGCCGTCGCGCTTGGGTTGCTTGAGCATCAAACGCAATTTTGTGCCACCGTCGGAAGTGGATACCCTCAAGGAGCGACTGCCCGGACTCGTAGTGATACAGACGAACGGACTTGCAGACGCGAGAGTTCTAATTGCAGACTATAGCTGCTTTGCCGATGAGTAA
- a CDS encoding CHAT domain-containing protein has product METTAPVTTLRIAHLTGSDPAAFHVVRLSDGKTALPTTPLSPVGFPVDGRPDSDLLRELQWYLESFLDYPFFPEVERAENVLHALRSWGKQAFSTLFEERTAGRLFEASTADDYSSLHLQIASDDPRILAWPWEALCDPELSWLAQTCQIERRLNLGRDPQPLSSSLPKDRVNILLVVARPFGDSDVKFRSIARPLMDLIEGDRLPAHVELLRPPTFDQLRKHLGERPGYYHILHFDGHGAYSANGKQGSIHMLRESEGTLVFETETGGPDEIGADKLSALLKQYAVPGVVLNACQSAMVDAGGIDPFASVATALLRSGMRDVVAMAYSLYVGGAQQFLPSFYRGLFEQGSMAKAVRLGRQQMWTHDKRICARGNYPLQDWLLPVLYRQDPLDFSFIAGEGRTQALRESKLPDDLRLNKDPYGFVGRDSAILAIERAMRRPPAGILVQGLGGVGKTTLAKGFLQWLDSTGGLGNGCFWFSFEEIRSAEYVFNRLGEALFGGQFAASPAEQKIRALGDRFRRHRFVIVWDNFESAAGIPDTAVTENLTDADRQLLALFLDELRGGASKVLITSRSTEEWLGSHRRFLLRLGGLDGEERWEYCDAILRDLGLTIDREDAKLVELMDLLGGHPLAMRAVLPKLEHLEATEVTSALRSNIASLKAIQDPDFAAILATLQFVDQSLPLELRPLLVILGMHEGYVASDYLEAMARRVDQTSTRARINRLMSALTSAGPFSERSARRSIKCILS; this is encoded by the coding sequence ATGGAAACAACCGCTCCCGTTACAACCCTGCGCATCGCTCATCTTACCGGCAGCGATCCCGCAGCCTTCCATGTCGTACGCCTAAGCGACGGTAAGACGGCGCTACCGACAACACCGTTATCTCCAGTTGGATTTCCTGTCGATGGCCGTCCAGACAGCGATTTGCTGCGTGAGCTCCAATGGTATTTGGAGTCCTTCCTCGACTATCCATTCTTCCCGGAGGTTGAACGTGCTGAGAATGTTTTGCATGCATTGCGCAGCTGGGGAAAGCAAGCATTCTCGACTCTTTTTGAAGAGCGTACAGCCGGACGTCTCTTTGAGGCCTCCACTGCCGACGACTATTCCTCGCTTCATCTGCAGATTGCCAGCGACGACCCGCGTATTCTCGCTTGGCCCTGGGAGGCTCTGTGTGATCCGGAACTAAGTTGGCTTGCACAGACATGCCAAATTGAGCGTCGCTTGAACTTGGGTCGGGATCCACAGCCACTCTCCAGTTCTCTGCCCAAGGACCGCGTCAACATCCTGCTCGTTGTTGCGCGTCCCTTCGGCGACTCCGATGTAAAGTTCCGTTCCATAGCCCGGCCGCTTATGGATCTTATTGAAGGCGACCGCTTACCGGCCCATGTTGAGTTGCTCCGGCCGCCAACATTCGATCAGTTGCGCAAGCATCTGGGTGAACGCCCGGGCTACTACCACATCTTGCACTTCGACGGTCACGGAGCTTACAGCGCGAATGGCAAGCAAGGGTCCATCCACATGCTAAGGGAGTCCGAGGGCACGCTTGTATTTGAAACCGAAACCGGCGGTCCGGATGAGATTGGTGCCGACAAACTCAGCGCCCTGCTTAAACAGTACGCGGTTCCTGGAGTGGTGCTCAATGCCTGCCAATCAGCCATGGTGGATGCGGGCGGCATAGATCCATTTGCCTCCGTTGCAACCGCCCTTCTTCGCTCAGGGATGCGTGACGTGGTTGCGATGGCTTACTCGCTGTACGTTGGCGGAGCTCAGCAATTTCTCCCGAGCTTCTATCGTGGTCTCTTTGAGCAAGGCAGCATGGCCAAAGCTGTCCGGCTCGGACGTCAGCAAATGTGGACCCACGACAAACGAATTTGCGCGCGAGGAAATTACCCTTTGCAGGATTGGCTTCTTCCCGTTTTGTACCGACAGGACCCGCTTGATTTCTCATTCATTGCCGGAGAAGGCAGGACCCAAGCACTTCGCGAATCAAAACTACCGGACGATCTGCGACTGAACAAGGACCCATACGGCTTCGTGGGGCGGGACAGCGCCATTCTTGCCATTGAACGCGCTATGCGTCGGCCTCCGGCCGGGATTTTGGTTCAGGGTCTCGGTGGCGTGGGCAAGACAACTCTCGCGAAAGGCTTCCTCCAATGGCTGGACTCGACTGGGGGCCTAGGCAATGGCTGTTTCTGGTTCTCATTTGAAGAGATTCGCAGCGCCGAATACGTCTTCAACCGGCTCGGAGAAGCACTCTTCGGTGGCCAGTTCGCAGCCTCGCCTGCCGAGCAGAAGATCAGAGCCCTGGGGGATAGGTTCCGGAGGCACCGCTTCGTCATCGTTTGGGATAACTTTGAATCTGCTGCCGGAATACCTGACACTGCGGTTACGGAGAATCTCACCGATGCGGATCGTCAACTCCTCGCGCTCTTTCTCGATGAGCTGCGCGGCGGCGCAAGCAAAGTTCTTATTACCAGCCGTTCCACAGAAGAATGGCTCGGTTCACACCGGCGCTTTTTGTTGCGTCTGGGTGGGCTGGATGGAGAGGAACGCTGGGAGTATTGTGATGCCATCCTCCGCGATCTAGGATTGACCATCGACCGGGAGGACGCAAAGCTGGTTGAGCTAATGGATCTATTGGGCGGTCATCCTCTGGCTATGCGCGCAGTTCTCCCCAAGCTTGAGCATTTAGAGGCTACGGAAGTGACATCTGCCTTGCGCTCAAATATCGCCAGCCTCAAAGCCATTCAAGATCCAGATTTTGCCGCTATTCTTGCGACACTTCAGTTTGTCGACCAATCACTCCCTCTGGAATTGCGGCCGCTTTTGGTCATATTGGGCATGCATGAAGGCTACGTAGCTTCAGACTACCTGGAGGCAATGGCCCGAAGGGTTGATCAGACGTCGACCCGAGCTAGGATCAACCGGTTGATGTCGGCTTTGACCTCCGCTGGCCCCTTCTCCGAGAGATCCGCCAGGCGATCTATCAAATGCATCCTCTCCTGA
- a CDS encoding tetratricopeptide repeat protein, whose protein sequence is MLNIAGSALVMKEQFAEATPILQRAQMLLLQTPDLRRELAENEIWLGIAYRRLGQLSEAERVLRDAIETIEMFDSPQPSLLASALHNLAIVLGQQGAVEESISLLQRTLSSQIRSLGEDHPFVARLWLDLGSLLHRHQRHVEAESAYRKALSIQSTSLGREQPDTADVLSNLGLLHQAMGHHHEAEVEFRKALAIWEKTLGSRHPRVHTGYYNLAINLYQAGRIQEAERSARKAFEIEMEAEGYLSPTPYGASMILALVLDAQDRKAEAKAVALRGFDLFMKASLKSHPPVSSVEPILNGYLELFRHLGIAEHLYSRQLEDAIADAET, encoded by the coding sequence ATGCTTAATATCGCGGGTTCGGCCTTAGTAATGAAGGAGCAGTTTGCTGAAGCGACCCCGATCCTGCAGCGTGCACAGATGCTTCTCCTTCAAACGCCGGACTTGAGGCGTGAGCTGGCAGAAAACGAGATATGGCTGGGAATTGCCTACCGTCGTCTCGGCCAACTTTCTGAAGCGGAACGTGTGCTTCGCGATGCGATTGAGACTATAGAAATGTTCGACAGTCCGCAGCCTTCCTTGCTTGCGTCGGCTCTTCATAATCTCGCAATTGTCCTTGGACAGCAAGGGGCGGTGGAAGAATCAATAAGCCTTCTCCAACGCACTTTATCCTCTCAGATCAGAAGCCTGGGGGAAGACCATCCATTCGTTGCGCGCCTTTGGCTTGACCTGGGATCTCTGTTGCATAGACATCAGCGTCACGTCGAAGCAGAGTCCGCTTACCGGAAGGCTCTTTCGATTCAAAGCACGTCTCTAGGTAGGGAGCAACCGGATACCGCGGATGTGTTGTCCAATCTGGGCCTCCTCCACCAGGCGATGGGCCACCATCACGAAGCTGAAGTTGAATTCCGTAAAGCGCTGGCAATTTGGGAGAAGACACTCGGGTCTCGTCATCCGCGCGTTCATACGGGTTACTACAATCTAGCAATCAATCTTTATCAGGCGGGAAGGATCCAGGAAGCAGAGCGTTCAGCACGAAAAGCGTTCGAGATTGAAATGGAAGCTGAAGGATATTTATCTCCAACGCCCTATGGCGCTTCGATGATTCTGGCACTAGTACTGGATGCGCAGGATCGCAAGGCAGAGGCAAAAGCCGTTGCTTTGCGCGGCTTTGATCTGTTTATGAAAGCGTCATTGAAATCTCATCCGCCGGTTTCATCCGTCGAGCCAATTCTGAACGGGTATCTGGAGCTATTTAGGCACCTTGGAATAGCCGAGCACCTATATAGTAGACAACTGGAAGACGCTATCGCGGACGCCGAGACATGA
- a CDS encoding IS6 family transposase — MRESAATSRSEEMMQERGVELDPSTIMRWVHRYAPELEKRVRWYQGYRTGSWRVDETYVKVGGRWRYLFRAVDKHGRLIDFMLADRRNTRAAHRFLGKALTIMRHWPPSSITTDQLGSYPQAIRRLQREGKLSADTKHRTCKYLNNIIEADHGALKRVIRPTRGFQTMKTAAATIKGFEVMRMIRRGHCLTCKPRVKEEIRFVNKLFDIFAVAA; from the coding sequence TTGCGGGAAAGTGCAGCGACCTCGCGTTCGGAGGAGATGATGCAGGAGCGTGGCGTGGAACTAGACCCGTCTACGATTATGCGCTGGGTGCATCGTTATGCGCCTGAATTGGAGAAACGGGTGCGCTGGTACCAAGGCTACCGAACCGGTTCCTGGCGCGTAGACGAGACGTATGTGAAGGTCGGCGGTCGGTGGAGGTACCTGTTTCGGGCCGTCGACAAGCACGGCCGCTTGATCGATTTCATGTTGGCAGATCGCCGCAATACTCGGGCAGCCCATCGTTTCTTGGGAAAAGCGTTGACGATCATGCGCCACTGGCCACCGTCCTCGATCACCACCGACCAACTCGGTTCCTACCCGCAAGCAATCCGCCGACTACAGCGCGAGGGCAAGCTGTCTGCAGACACAAAACATCGGACGTGCAAATACCTGAACAACATCATCGAAGCCGACCATGGCGCCCTCAAGCGCGTCATCCGACCCACCCGAGGCTTTCAGACGATGAAGACCGCGGCTGCTACGATCAAGGGTTTTGAAGTGATGCGTATGATCCGTCGAGGGCATTGCCTCACCTGTAAGCCGCGCGTCAAAGAGGAGATCCGATTCGTAAACAAGCTGTTCGACATCTTCGCTGTCGCTGCCTGA